A genomic stretch from Hemicordylus capensis ecotype Gifberg chromosome 1, rHemCap1.1.pri, whole genome shotgun sequence includes:
- the LOC128339979 gene encoding transcription and mRNA export factor ENY2-like yields the protein MNKDVQMRSTINQKLIETGERERLKELLRAKLIECGWKDQLKAHCKEVIKEKGLEHVTVDDLVAEITPKGRALVPDSVKKELLQRIQTFLAQHASL from the coding sequence ATGAATAAAGATGTACAAATGAGATCAACTATTAACCAAAAGCTAATTGAAACAGGAGAACGAGAACGCCTTAAAGAACTTCTGAGAGCCAAATTAATTGAATGTGGTTGGAAAGACCAGCTGAAAGCACACTGTAAAGAAGTCATCAAAGAGAAAGGACTAGAACATGTCACTGTTGATGATTTAGTGGCAGAAATCACTCCCAAAGGCAGAGCCTTAGTACCTGACAGTGTAAAAAAAGAACTTCTACAAAGAATACAAACATTCCTTGCCCAGCATGCCAGCCTTTGA